The genomic window AATAATGTCATGTTCTTCTGAGttacaaatatgttttattgagAAAGCGACACAAGCTCGTCTTTAAAAAAGGgaataaaagaaacaagaaaaacctTCATACGattcacaaaaagaaaataactttgTCATCACGGCTGGGGTGGAGAGGGTGGGATGTGCTGTGGGAACATTGGGACGGTCTCGGATTCCTTTAGAACCTTCCGGAACGCTCCCGATCCCTCGACCTTCGCCTTTCACGATCCCGCCGGCGATCCCTGGAGCGAGAGCGGCGTTCCCGGGAGGGCGAGCCGGAGCGGTTCCTGcagggagaaaagaaaggatTAACTTCCAAATTAAAACCTTTCCTCAAATAGAAAACCCTTCACCTTCTGGATTCCCATACCCTTTCTTCCGGCGGCCGTACAAGTCCCTGCGAAGTTCCCGGGATATAGGTTTAAGGTGCATGAAGTTGCAGAAACCGCCTCGGGTGCACTCTCTGTAGGAAGGCAGGAAGTCACGAGTAAAAAACCTGTTAGCCTTCAATCCAGTGACACCGTgaaacaggaacacaaacaagCTGAATGCTTCCTGCCCCTTTCATGTCCGTGGATACTATGCTTCAGGCCGTGTTTATCCATATGTCATGAGCCCTCTGCAATTAAGCAGAATAAACCTGGAGCTTTCAGAATTCATGATATTCTGGAGCCTCAGGCCAACTCCCTGATTCAACTGGTTTGTAATCCAGCATTAGTTACAGGATAAACAGTGGAGCTTTATCTTGGTTTTTCTGACTTTAccctgcagcaacacacaagCTCTCTAATATAAATTTGCTTCTCGGATAAACCTTATATAGAAATATACGTCACTCACCCCATTTCATACTGGCGGCAGCAGGCTTCCCTGAAGTCCGTGACTGGGGAGAGCTCTGCGTGGATGGGTTGAGCGTTGAACCAGCGGTTGTTCAGGTCCATGACGGCTTTCTCTGCATCCTCCTCACGACGAAACTACAAGCAGAGGATGGTGGACTTAGGCAATAACTGGGGACAGTTAACTGACTTTATGGTATTGTATCTGGAGCACAAATCAAACAGTTCTAAGTTGGAAGTGTTTTAAAAACATCGACATACTAGTTCCTCCTCTCGTAAGTAAATTTAGATCCATCACCGACCTTAACGTAGACGTTCCCGACGAGGTGGTCGCCCAAGTTATCGCACACgttcatctcctccacctctccgtacttctcctccatctctgcgaACACCTCCTGtttcggaaaaaaaaaagagataaataaTCAACACCAACAAGAAAATCAGTGAAGCCAGTCGACCACTAAAACCAATCTACTGGTGGGTAAACCCTGTGgattcaaatttaaatcatttattttaaaatattaccACAATCAAAATCAATTTATCCATTCTTTTTGTGTCAGTAATTTTCCATGAGGTAAAGTACTTCCAGCCCGGCTGTGTAAATATTTGCTTCAGACCAAATAAAGGAATCCTGCATCAGCACAAAACTGGCCACATTTTGGCAAGTCATGTTGCACCTATCAGCGGCAAAGTGTCACAAGAGGCAGATAACACCGTGGCCAGGTTGTGTCCTGCAACGTGTGGAATGGAGACAAGCAACAAGCACAAAAGGTCACTCACCTCAAAGAACTCGTCATAGTGCTCCTGCATTTCCACGTCACTGACGGCACCTGCGGACGTCAACAAGTCACGGTCAAGGCAAAGCTACAAGTGTGTggagaaaatgtttaaatgtactTCAGGATATGTTAACGGGCAAAACTGACTGTAACAACACAGCATTATGCTCCGTGCTACTGTCGTTACACTCTGAGCCATGTTTCCAGGTCACAAACATCAAAGAGGTAATTTCGCATATTACTGGatgcatgtctctctctctctcttcctcttttatgGTTACTTGACCAACTTCACAGAAACAAACCTACAGTGAACCCCTCTCAGCCCCTGTCCACACTGAAGCGGATATTTTGTTAAATTGAGCCTCTTGTCCACacaaaaactgcattttaagtCAATAAAACTACAATTTTCCTACACACTGGTCATTGtttacatgaaaaacacagcgTTTGGGAAACAATGGCATCACACCTTACTTTGCATGTAGCATATTTCCCTGTTGAGGGACTGACACAGGATTATCTAATCTTATGCCAACTGTTGCTTTGGGTTATGACTAAGCACCAGAAACATCAATAGCGGCTACACACTGTTCAACAGGATAATAAGTCCACTGAGCATCCTTACAAGGTTCTCCTCTGTTATTTGAGAGATCGTTCATAtagactttatcgccacctattGGCCAAACATACTTGTCAGAGcgtttttgtgttattgtaaGGACAGAGATTTTTTGTAAAGTCAATGGGAAAATATTTGTTCAAAAACAATTACGGCAGGAGTGTAGCAAGGCCTTAGTTTCCTCCTGGATTGggagttttacttttaaatgacaTCTGCCAATGTATTAAATGTGAAACCATGTACAGAGGGGCCATGATGTAATACCACCCAACTGTTCCATCACACAGATGTAGTCAATATGAAACTGCTGAGTGCAAAGGAAGCATCACAGGAACATTGAGTTAATAATAGCTGACAGTCTATCACATCTGTACCATCGGCTCTGAAACAGAAACTGTCCTGTGAACCGCAGAGCCTCGGGTGCATTTGAcaggaaaacatgcaaaacagCATGAGGCCCGCTATTCTATCTGCGGGAAGTCATGTGACGCATTAGACGTCTCCAGAGGACATATTCCTACACTGAACCAGGTTTCTGTGACACAGTGCATCAAGTGGTCAGAGCTGGAGGGTCCTGCAAATGAAGGGAGAACTTACAGTGCAAACCAGCAGCAGACTTGAGTTTTGAAGGTTATGAAGGTAAATGTTCAAGAGGGAAATGGTCTGAAATACAAAACGTAAACTTCTGTGATATGGAATCCAACCAAACATAGAGCTGGGGAGGAAAGAATATGTGATTAGATATTTTTGCTGTCAGGAAACGGCGCCGCGCTCCAGCTACTTATGTGATTGACAAAGCTGCGTTCACAGGATACCTGAGAATTTCCACAGCAGCAGTTGACCAAAGGTTTTATcatggaaatgaaaaacaagaaatatctTACACGTGAAGATTTAGATCAGTTGTCTGGGCTGATTTTGGTTTTTAATGTAACATAAACTCAGCTGCTTCTGGAGGAGGACGGTCAAAAACAATGCCAGTCAAGTTCGGGTCTGACTCAGATAGATACAGAAAACTTTACGtgaaagataaaatgaaaaaaactaaagaatatAAGTAAAACAAGTAGTTCTACTTCAGCTCTACTACACTATAATTCCATAATCTGTGGGTTCTGCTCCTGAGGTTTGATTAGCGCTTGTGACTCTGACACACATCTACACAgcggaggaagcaggaggattTGGTGCTTATTATAACAGATATTTTtcatggcagccattttgacCTGGAATAGTAGGTAAACAGAGGTGTAACTAATCACATTATGAAAGGTTATGAAaggttctgttgtgtttgtatacAAACCCTTAATGGAAGTAACACCCGTGTTTACCTACTATATCATGTCAAACTGGCTGCTGTGAAAAGGGTCTATCAGCAGAACGTGATAACAGATGAATGATTTGAACTGTGGAGAGATTGTGACGTCCCAACTGGGTGACGTGAACTCTACTTAAAGAAACCGGCAATTTGTTTTCAACTTACAGCGGGAGGAATCTGCCGTCTGGGCGCTGTTCTGGGGATTTCGGTAGATGTTCTGAATCAAGATggtctgcagagaaaaaaaaggaaacagtggTCAAACCAGATTGATTGATGGTTTTGTGCCATTTCTGTTTACACCAACTTCTAGCTTAGCTTGTTTACATTCTGACAGGCATGCAGGCACAAGAGCCTTCATTGCCAAGAATGGATGACTTTTACTCAAAACCTAGTGGGAGGATGaggtgtgggtcagggaagcaCCAGTGACATGTCGGTGGGGGTCCAGCAGtagctttttttcccctttgttGAGGATTGTGAGATAAGGTGCCTTTCACACCGATTTCTCAGGGACAAACTCATGGATGTAGATCAAATGAATCAGGCACAtgaaggggactgatatctatgggTGTGTGAAATGTGGGACTTGGCGGATGTATAAGCTAGGGGTGCGGTTGTAATTAGCAGTGAGATGTCAATCTTGCAGAGTGAAGCCTTTTGTTCTAGGGGGGAAACCTCGATGGGATCCTCACCTGGCTGAAGGTCGGCTTGTTGTGCAGCCTCGAGCAGCGGTCTCCATGTCTGCAAGCCCCGATCTTAAAATAGAAGGAACAGTTGACcctggaaagagagagaatggtTATTAACTTTTAAAGGCTCAATGTGAAGAACttggtgaagtttcatgttcTCCAAATATGGAGAAACTGTAGCCTTCagctgtcataaaaactcaaagggggcacagtttgtccagtctgggctactgtacaaaacaaaacatggcggcctccgtagagaggaccctctcctgatgttaatataaagtatttaaacatatagGGCTCATGccagggtaaataaaacaacaactcttaaaatttagatgaaacccaccagtgaaaacatcactagtgttatttgatgatacacTGAGCCGTTAAAACTGAGGGTTCAGGGGCAGCATGTGAgcccaccacaaacacacacactcttcaaaCTATCCACCGCACTGTTGTTATCGAAGCACAAGGACCACACACCCCAGGATGGGTTCGTAACTTGGGGAAAGTTTCACCCTCTGAAACGAGTAGGAAGCTCCCAGCAGCctgagagaagcagcagctatGCTATGCTAACAacatcatttattaaaaagccTCTCGCTCCCTGTGCGTTTCTAAAAACCTCGTATTCACGTGATCGCCAACAAAACGGGGAGGAGTTTGTGTTGTTACACATCTGTCTGGAAACCAGCAGCAGTCAGTGGCCGCACGTGAGCTGAGGTTTGTTCATGAGTTTCATTCAATGCGTTAGCTCGGCGTTAGCTTCCTGCTGCTAATGTTAGCTCGTGTGAGGCGCAGCGGTAACAACCGGAGCCCGTGAGTGAACCGGAAGGAGCAGCTGCTATCTCACTTCACGGTTAACTCACCGCGAAGGAGACTGGTGCGTTAAACGCGCAGTAAAACTTACTTGTCTTTCTCTGTGCCGAAAATGGACGCCAGGTACTCCGCCATTTTCGGCTCGTCGTGGACGTAGTGATGTACGTCATGACGTAAACAGGGCGTCGCATTCGTTTTCGGCTTGCACTTCCCCTGAGCGCCACATGTGTGCGCTGTTGTTCaggaaaaatatgtaaaaatgtttccaacatAGACCGTAAGTCTACTTCAAATGATAGAAAcagatttatacatttatttatttatctatccacctcaaaatgtataaatgtataatgAAAGATTCATTGGTTGATAAGTAGTCCACAGACTGATGGTGTTGCCTGATagtaaccacacacacaactacactcACACAGCCATGCACAGGGCCG from Platichthys flesus chromosome 22, fPlaFle2.1, whole genome shotgun sequence includes these protein-coding regions:
- the LOC133933647 gene encoding splicing factor U2AF 35 kDa subunit-like isoform X1, whose protein sequence is MAEYLASIFGTEKDKVNCSFYFKIGACRHGDRCSRLHNKPTFSQTILIQNIYRNPQNSAQTADSSRCAVSDVEMQEHYDEFFEEVFAEMEEKYGEVEEMNVCDNLGDHLVGNVYVKFRREEDAEKAVMDLNNRWFNAQPIHAELSPVTDFREACCRQYEMGECTRGGFCNFMHLKPISRELRRDLYGRRKKGNRSGSPSRERRSRSRDRRRDRERRRSRDRERSGRF
- the LOC133933647 gene encoding splicing factor U2AF 35 kDa subunit-like isoform X2 — protein: MQEHYDEFFEEVFAEMEEKYGEVEEMNVCDNLGDHLVGNVYVKFRREEDAEKAVMDLNNRWFNAQPIHAELSPVTDFREACCRQYEMGECTRGGFCNFMHLKPISRELRRDLYGRRKKGNRSGSPSRERRSRSRDRRRDRERRRSRDRERSGRF